Genomic segment of Cottoperca gobio chromosome 6, fCotGob3.1, whole genome shotgun sequence:
GGTATCATCAATGTCTTTGCATAATTGGTACAGTTCACTCCCACGTCCGACCACTCTTTCACcttcaatttaaaaacagaataaaaaattGAACATAGTCGAAGAGTTAATGTTATGCAAAATATTgaatggaaaaaatatatatatatcctaccaTCCAGAACCTTGATGTTGGGGAACATCTCAAGAACTATGTTTCTGTACGCTGCGTTCCTGCACACTGTGCATAAAGAAAGACATTGTGAGTTCACTTATCTAGATTTTCCATTCACtggattgtttttaaataaagtcaataaaGATTACCTGGGTTAGTGTAATTGTAAGTGTTGTCTTTAAAACGTATATTCTCTAGCTTTCTCAAAGGTTGAAGACAGTGTAGGTTCTCAATGCTGTTGAAAAACAAAACGGATGAGATGATTTTACACAACAAATTCCAAATATTGCTCTTAAAAAACGAATAGTAGCAAAATATTGACATCAATGACATTATTAAGTATTTGGTAAATGGTCATATAGAGATACCTGGATATGATATTACCAGCCAAGTTTAAGTTCTGTAAACCTTCACAGTTGCGCAGGGGCTCTGAAATTACAAAAGCAATAACattgaattaaaacaaatctaaattcTATTCATGACAAGTGCACATAAAGCatagaaataaagaatatattgcTCCTGAAATCTTACCTAAATTGGAAATCCTGTTGGCAGACAAACAGAGTACAGAAAGAAGCCGCAGAGATGCTAGAGGAGCTAAATTTGTGACGTTATTTCCAGAGAGGTCCAGTTTCTCTAAATTCATACACTCTCCAATGCATCCAAGATCATGTATTCCTGTAAGACATACAATTAACAATTTCAAACAATAATGCACTCTTTGAAGGCTTAAAAAGTAGATAGATATTAAATCTTACCAAGACCTCTCAATTTGAGAAACAATATTGACTCCAAATCAAATTCTCCTGTACGTGACTTGAGCAGCACAGGAGTTATCTTCTcacagtctgcatctgaaagaaTCAGAGAAATATGACTGCAATATAACAAACCACGTTCGCCTTTTATATATGCAACACAATAACAGAGTCCT
This window contains:
- the lrrc61 gene encoding leucine-rich repeat-containing protein 61 isoform X3; translated protein: MDSKRDKDQDADCEKITPVLLKSRTGEFDLESILFLKLRGLGIHDLGCIGECMNLEKLDLSGNNVTNLAPLASLRLLSVLCLSANRISNLEPLRNCEGLQNLNLAGNIISSIENLHCLQPLRKLENIRFKDNTYNYTNPVCRNAAYRNIVLEMFPNIKVLDGERVVGRGSELYQLCKDIDDTIKAGLYKNGQLVEHSDCKPWVEDNYWEIKRSNNAIIEEAYKQFNDVLHECRLLNNRATHVISQTERSMSLKKQPKQYAI
- the lrrc61 gene encoding leucine-rich repeat-containing protein 61 isoform X4, which codes for MDSKRDKDQDADCEKITPVLLKSRTGEFDLESILFLKLRGIHDLGCIGECMNLEKLDLSGNNVTNLAPLASLRLLSVLCLSANRISNLEPLRNCEGLQNLNLAGNIISSIENLHCLQPLRKLENIRFKDNTYNYTNPVCRNAAYRNIVLEMFPNIKVLDGERVVGRGSELYQLCKDIDDTIKAGLYKNGQLVEHSDCKPWVEDNYWEIKRSNNAIIEEAYKQFNDVLHECRLLNNRATHVISQTERSMSLKKQPKQYAI
- the lrrc61 gene encoding leucine-rich repeat-containing protein 61 isoform X1, which gives rise to MKARSCCLAAKMTDADCEKITPVLLKSRTGEFDLESILFLKLRGLGIHDLGCIGECMNLEKLDLSGNNVTNLAPLASLRLLSVLCLSANRISNLEPLRNCEGLQNLNLAGNIISSIENLHCLQPLRKLENIRFKDNTYNYTNPVCRNAAYRNIVLEMFPNIKVLDGERVVGRGSELYQLCKDIDDTIKAGLYKNGQLVEHSDCKPWVEDNYWEIKRSNNAIIEEAYKQFNDVLHECRLLNNRATHVISQTERSMSLKKQPKQYAI
- the lrrc61 gene encoding leucine-rich repeat-containing protein 61 isoform X5, giving the protein MNLEKLDLSGNNVTNLAPLASLRLLSVLCLSANRISNLEPLRNCEGLQNLNLAGNIISSIENLHCLQPLRKLENIRFKDNTYNYTNPVCRNAAYRNIVLEMFPNIKVLDGERVVGRGSELYQLCKDIDDTIKAGLYKNGQLVEHSDCKPWVEDNYWEIKRSNNAIIEEAYKQFNDVLHECRLLNNRATHVISQTERSMSLKKQPKQYAI
- the lrrc61 gene encoding leucine-rich repeat-containing protein 61 isoform X2; this encodes MTDADCEKITPVLLKSRTGEFDLESILFLKLRGIHDLGCIGECMNLEKLDLSGNNVTNLAPLASLRLLSVLCLSANRISNLEPLRNCEGLQNLNLAGNIISSIENLHCLQPLRKLENIRFKDNTYNYTNPVCRNAAYRNIVLEMFPNIKVLDGERVVGRGSELYQLCKDIDDTIKAGLYKNGQLVEHSDCKPWVEDNYWEIKRSNNAIIEEAYKQFNDVLHECRLLNNRATHVISQTERSMSLKKQPKQYAI